From the genome of Oryza glaberrima chromosome 1, OglaRS2, whole genome shotgun sequence:
CCTACGACAAAATtaaatccatcagaaaccagaGAATCTTAAAGTGTTAATGTTAATTTCCCTTACATCTTTTGTTTTACAGGCTAGATTGTATATACGAGACAGATTCCAAAATGCGGTTAGCTAGGCACAAGATGAACATATACTCCAAAGATGATAAAGTGAGATATGAAAAGGAGTGCGTGAAGAAACCTTTAGGGTAGATTGCGCTGAAGAAGAGGCTTGAACCCTAGCCTTCTTAAGAGCTGAACCTGTCTCTGTGCTGTTACACTGCAGCAGCAGagaaacaacaaattaaacaagCCAATGCAAAAGCAAGAACCATCATGAGGCCATTCCATCCTTGTCCCAAGATGAGCaactatatatagctagctaataaggtcgaaaatatatatagcttagCTAGCTCAGTACACACTGACTTTATggatgtaaaaataaataactttGCCCGTgtggcatgatgcaattaaagTGTATCCATCTCTCTACAACCTTAGCAAGGGATCATCATGAAAGCAAGATCCCAAATGAAAAGTTTGAAACATGGGATCAGGTTTGGCACATGTACATGCATAAGCAGCAAACAAAAAgtggttttttttccctaagGGACATGGAAAATGTAGTAGCTTTTCACCAAAGGAGGGAAATTATAGCAAAGCTCAATTGAGTCATTCTGCACAATTACCAAGGAGATCACATCTGTGAGAATgtagaaagaaagaagaaatttCCATACAAATTTACAAAATGAATTTTCACAGTACAGtcttgattagttttttttctcacctCCGACGAGTTATCTGACTGGCCTGCATGGTGTTTCCTCGTCAactccggctccgccgccggcgccaccgccgcggtgTTGGAGAACTCCATCATGCTGCTGCCGAGGCCGCTGGTGGTGACGCATGACCTAGGAGAGGATGCCGCCGCCTGCAGGAGCATCTGGCTCAGCTGCGACTTGCAGCTGCTGGCCTCCGGCGATGCCTGCAGGAtctcatcgccggcgccgccgccatgtccatAGAAATCATAAGCAGCAGCTGATGCCTCGTGAGGCATAGAGGCCTCATCATCTAGCCCTTTGGACAGGAGAGCTGTGGCCACACTGTATTTCTCGTGATCTCCAACTAATCCACCACTGCTTATGATTTGTAGTTTCCCAAGGCAAGTAGGAGTACATGTATACACACATATGCAGGAAGAAACAATTAGTGTCAAGTTAGTGCCATGCATGTGTGAGATGTACATGTGATTAATTGCTGATTAGCAAAGCACCCAAAAGCGGAATAAAAGCAGCAGACAACTGCTTTAACTACTTTCCTCGCCTGAAGTAATTAACCTACAATTACTTTAACAATCAAATTAGCTAGTGCACCTACAATTTCATGACTAGACCACAGAGAATTAATTCAGAGATGCATGGAGAGAGGGTAATTAATTACAGAAGCAGTTGTCTCCATGACTGATCTGGCATGCCGCTGATGATCTCCTGCTGCTGCACATCGCCATGGAAGCTCCCAAGAGGATGAAGACCAGTGCTGAGATTCACCTCAGGAATGTTCAGACATGGCGATGAATTAGAAGATGCATGAAGCAGCAGCTGCTGGGGGAGGAAGAGCATGGAGGCTGGAGACGAAGCTGCATCTTGCTCCTCAGAACAAGGCAGCTGCCTCAAGCTGCccatgatgctgctgctgctgctgttgcccGTGCCAACCCACACCATCTGCTGCACCAAGGAGGAGCTCTTCAACTCCCCTCCACTACTCAGCATGCTAGCTTGATTGAGATGAGCACAGAATAATTGCAAGGGGAGAAAAGAATTTTTCTTGCAATTGCAACAGATATATATATCAAGGTGATATATCTCgttgtgttgttgttgttgcaaaTTTCCTGTGCAAATCTCAGGTCAATCTTTAAGGTCTCTCATGGCCTTTTTTTAGAGCTTTCTTTCATAGCTCCTTTATCTTTCTAGAGATGGGtctagtgagagagagaaagagagagagagaaacaagagagagagagagagagagagagaaacaagagagagagattggagGGGAAATGGGCATGGCATGTTTGGAGAGGAATCTgggcttttgttttgtttgttttatctTCCTTTTGCTTCACTCCTTTCATTTCTGAACTTTCCCCTGCAATTCTTCTCCTGCTTTTGTgatgtccatttttttttccaagcctcctctctctctctctctacttttGCTTTATCAACAGAAATCGGGAAAGCTATGTGCGACACACAATTTCTGGGCAAAAGGGAGCAGTTTATGGAGGGTTGGCATTAGTTAATTGGTTCTTATGATAACTCAActacaattaattaagtattggtTGGTGACAGTTACCAGCAAGAGCCTTACTACCTTATCCGGTCAAGGTTCTTTGATTTGGATTTACTCAAGTCTCCAGTACTGATcagcatttttatttttggtatAAACGATTTTAATTAAATAGATCCACCATTTAGCGCCCTTAACGCCGCGGTAATTAGCGGTTCCGTgctttcaaaattttaatctttAACTAGTTAGATTCTACATGCGGTGGAACCATTCCACCTAtagggccgtgtttagttatttggctaaaattgttttaaagtatacgggcacatatttgaagtattaaatatagattaataataaaataaattacagattccgcctgtaaactgcgagatgaatttattaaatctaattaatctatcattagtaaatgtttactatagcatcacattgttaaatcatgacgcaattaggctcaaaagattcgtctcgcaatttacatgcaaattgtgcaattggtttttttcatccacatttaataccctatgcatgtgtccaaacatttgatgtgacatttttgacaaaaaaaaatttgtgatctAAACACCCTAAGTTCAAGTTCTAAACTTATTACTCTTTCAGTGATAGACGACACACCCGTCAACAACGAGGTACTCATGATACCTTCATAATTTCAGGATATATATCGGCCCAGTCTTTCGAGGGTTCATTGAAGTAGAGTATGCATATGTGTATTGATAGAAGTGAGTGTGCACGTGTTGTGAGCGTATGTATTTGTACTGTATTTcctaaaaatatataactttCATTAATATTTCGCTTTCAGTTACAGTATACTGCCCACAACTACAAACTACCAAATACTGATCATATACAGTAAGGGTTCACAAAACATAACCACTATATTATCATTGTCGTTATATATCGACCTTATTGCGAAGTGAGCTTAACTCAACTAGTTAGGTTCTCATGCATATCGTGTGACGTGCCCAACGATAACAAGGCATCCGTGATGATTTtctcaatctcaagatatgacAGTTTTGTCTCCCGGAGATGCTCATAGGGACATGATGTGCATGTGTGAGTTCATATATAAGAgtaagtgtgtgtgtgttatgagtgtttttgtttatattgtgtttcctaaaaaaaattcaagctTATTAATGAGGTGCACATCG
Proteins encoded in this window:
- the LOC127760520 gene encoding transcription factor bHLH68-like isoform X3 — its product is MLSSGGELKSSSLVQQMVWVGTGNSSSSSIMGSLRQLPCSEEQDAASSPASMLFLPQQLLLHASSNSSPCLNIPEVNLSTGLHPLGSFHGDVQQQEIISGMPDQSWRQLLLSGGLVGDHEKYSVATALLSKGLDDEASMPHEASAAAYDFYGHGGGAGDEILQASPEASSCKSQLSQMLLQAAASSPRSCVTTSGLGSSMMEFSNTAAVAPAAEPELTRKHHAGQSDNSSECNSTETGSALKKARVQASSSAQSTLKVRKERLGDRITALHQIVSPFGKTDTASVLQETIGYIRFLLGQIEALSYPYLGQCCSANPMQQQTGIMAGERSTDGLFPEFPAGQDAEKDGKKQQAKKDDDLRSRGLCLVPVSCMPHLAADDVVVGSDFWAAAAGGGGGGAPPLAGMNLR
- the LOC127760520 gene encoding transcription factor bHLH68-like isoform X2, coding for MLSSGGELKSSSLVQQMVWVGTGNSSSSSIMGSLRQLPCSEEQDAASSPASMLFLPQQLLLHASSNSSPCLNIPEVNLSTGLHPLGSFHGDVQQQEIISGMPDQSWRQLLLGGLVGDHEKYSVATALLSKGLDDEASMPHEASAAAYDFYGHGGGAGDEILQASPEASSCKSQLSQMLLQAAASSPRSCVTTSGLGSSMMEFSNTAAVAPAAEPELTRKHHAGQSDNSSECNSTETGSALKKARVQASSSAQSTLKVLCMWSRLHLESVRKERLGDRITALHQIVSPFGKTDTASVLQETIGYIRFLLGQIEALSYPYLGQCCSANPMQQQTGIMAGERSTDGLFPEFPAGQDAEKDGKKQQAKKDDDLRSRGLCLVPVSCMPHLAADDVVVGSDFWAAAAGGGGGGAPPLAGMNLR
- the LOC127760520 gene encoding transcription factor bHLH68-like isoform X5 → MLSSGGELKSSSLVQQMVWVGTGNSSSSSIMGSLRQLPCSEEQDAASSPASMLFLPQQLLLHASSNSSPCLNIPEVNLSTGLHPLGSFHGDVQQQEIISGMPDQSWRQLLLSGGLVGDHEKYSVATALLSKGLDDEASMPHEASAAAYDFYGHGGGAGDEILQASPEASSCKSQLSQMLLQAAASSPRSCVTTSGLGSSMMEFSNTAAVAPAAEPELTRKHHAGQSDNSSECNSTETGSALKKARVQASSSAQSTLKVLCMWSRLHLESVRKERLGDRITALHQIVSPFGKTDTASVLQETIGYIRFLLGQIEALSYPYLGQCCSANPMQQQTVKPQAQPIHTWRWPVCMSAAAHDATGARSCACAEAAHRPGHSVRL
- the LOC127760520 gene encoding transcription factor bHLH68-like isoform X4 — protein: MLSSGGELKSSSLVQQMVWVGTGNSSSSSIMGSLRQLPCSEEQDAASSPASMLFLPQQLLLHASSNSSPCLNIPEVNLSTGLHPLGSFHGDVQQQEIISGMPDQSWRQLLLGGLVGDHEKYSVATALLSKGLDDEASMPHEASAAAYDFYGHGGGAGDEILQASPEASSCKSQLSQMLLQAAASSPRSCVTTSGLGSSMMEFSNTAAVAPAAEPELTRKHHAGQSDNSSECNSTETGSALKKARVQASSSAQSTLKVRKERLGDRITALHQIVSPFGKTDTASVLQETIGYIRFLLGQIEALSYPYLGQCCSANPMQQQTGIMAGERSTDGLFPEFPAGQDAEKDGKKQQAKKDDDLRSRGLCLVPVSCMPHLAADDVVVGSDFWAAAAGGGGGGAPPLAGMNLR
- the LOC127760520 gene encoding transcription factor bHLH68-like isoform X6; this translates as MLSSGGELKSSSLVQQMVWVGTGNSSSSSIMGSLRQLPCSEEQDAASSPASMLFLPQQLLLHASSNSSPCLNIPEVNLSTGLHPLGSFHGDVQQQEIISGMPDQSWRQLLLSGGLVGDHEKYSVATALLSKGLDDEASMPHEASAAAYDFYGHGGGAGDEILQASPEASSCKSQLSQMLLQAAASSPRSCVTTSGLGSSMMEFSNTAAVAPAAEPELTRKHHAGQSDNSSECNSTETGSALKKARVQASSSAQSTLKVLCMWSRLHLESVRKERLGDRITALHQIVSPFGKTDTASVLQETIGYIRFLLGQIEALSYPYLGQCCSANPMQQQTLCVCKYAGNNGRRKEH
- the LOC127760520 gene encoding transcription factor bHLH68-like isoform X1, yielding MLSSGGELKSSSLVQQMVWVGTGNSSSSSIMGSLRQLPCSEEQDAASSPASMLFLPQQLLLHASSNSSPCLNIPEVNLSTGLHPLGSFHGDVQQQEIISGMPDQSWRQLLLSGGLVGDHEKYSVATALLSKGLDDEASMPHEASAAAYDFYGHGGGAGDEILQASPEASSCKSQLSQMLLQAAASSPRSCVTTSGLGSSMMEFSNTAAVAPAAEPELTRKHHAGQSDNSSECNSTETGSALKKARVQASSSAQSTLKVLCMWSRLHLESVRKERLGDRITALHQIVSPFGKTDTASVLQETIGYIRFLLGQIEALSYPYLGQCCSANPMQQQTGIMAGERSTDGLFPEFPAGQDAEKDGKKQQAKKDDDLRSRGLCLVPVSCMPHLAADDVVVGSDFWAAAAGGGGGGAPPLAGMNLR